The proteins below are encoded in one region of Juglans microcarpa x Juglans regia isolate MS1-56 chromosome 4D, Jm3101_v1.0, whole genome shotgun sequence:
- the LOC121261387 gene encoding E3 ubiquitin-protein ligase ATL23-like, which produces MIVWVFLALFLPCAGTIVMYLFYICLLWYVKNSENEAQFPVKPATQNGLSVAELEKLPKVTGKELVLGTECAVCLDEIENGQLARLIPGCNHGFHVECADTWLSKHSACPVCRSKLESQFFNASDQNPC; this is translated from the coding sequence ATGATCGTTTGGGTTTTCTTGGCCCTCTTTCTACCTTGCGCCGGCACCATCGTGATGTACCTATTCTACATCTGTCTCTTATGGTACGTAAAGAATTCCGAGAACGAGGCGCAGTTTCCGGTGAAGCCAGCAACCCAGAATGGTTTGTCGGTGGCGGAACTAGAGAAGCTGCCCAAGGTCACCGGAAAAGAGTTGGTGTTGGGGACGGAGTGCGCAGTTTGTCTCGACGAGATCGAGAACGGACAACTGGCACGACTGATTCCCGGTTGCAACCACGGGTTCCATGTGGAGTGCGCGGACACTTGGCTTTCTAAGCACTCGGCGTGTCCCGTTTGTAGGTCTAAGCTCGAGTCCCAGTTCTTCAATGCCTCTGATCAAAATCCTTGCTAA
- the LOC121260257 gene encoding uncharacterized protein LOC121260257, translated as MNVENLRRLSRAERMTDQSSSQLSHLGRFHNILAVLKKILRRYLRVLCRPVNKDTIVIDAFLDPVCPYSRDSWPPLKQAVQHYGPRVGLTLCLFPSPSIAFSCYLFSLNSPLEKFYNNPTRNMSRVSVVHHIAMFAAQVIGNSYHNAVHSGFNDDKSGLKTRISFKYAASRGVYGTPSFFINGFFLPHAGSTTNHTCCNSDLLVVSRSES; from the exons ATGAATGTAGAGAACCTTCGTCGACTTTCAAGAGCCGAACGAATGACCGATCAATCTTCTTCTCAACTCTCCCATTTGGGCCGTTTTCATAATATTCTAGCTGTGTTAAAGAAGATTTTAAGAAGATACTTGCGCGTACTCTG TCGGCCTGTTAACAAGGATACCATCGTGATCGATGCGTTCTTGGACCCTGTTTGCCCCTATAGTCGGGACTCGTGGCCACCTCTCAAACAAGCCGTCCAACACTACGGTCCCCGTGTTGGGCTCACCCTCTGCCTCTTCCCTTCACCGTCAATAGCTTTCTCTTGTTATTTgttctctctcaactctcctTTA GAGAAGTTTTACAATAACCCAACTCGCAACATGTCCAGGGTCTCTGTTGTACATCATATAGCCATGTTTGCCGCACAAGTAATTGGGAATTCCTATCATAATGCCGTACATTCTGGCTTCAACGACGATAAATCGGGTCTTAAGACAAGGATTTCCTTCAAG TATGCTGCCTCGAGGGGAGTGTATGGAACGCCTTCTTTCTTTATAAATGGATTTTTTCTACCTCATGCTGGTTCTACTACAAATCATACTTGTTGTAATTCTGATTTGCTTGTAGTTTCAAGATCAGAGTCTTGA